The following are from one region of the Microbacterium sp. cx-55 genome:
- a CDS encoding transglycosylase domain-containing protein: protein MPDTKRTATGVLGGLAGLVGLSAVAAVLITATVTPAIAISGAAASSAITLFDNMPGYLELTEGMEPSTILYKDNEGNDQVLATFYEQNRSPVTFDQVAPVMYDAILSSEDPRYYEHGGVDLIGTSRALLSNLEGGGSTQGGSSISQQYVKNILIQKCEWDAADDAAKQACFTAATNSSGTEGIERKLQEMRYAIQLEQEYSKNDILLGYLNIANFGSVNYGVDAAARYYFNVPASQLSIGQAAILAGVVQNPNTYRIDQPNNEVNGAADGYSLTKKRQEYVLGRMLEDGKITQEQHDAAVAEPITPQITNPTQGCGASVAPYFCQYVVSVVRNDPAFGETADDRQAALRRGGLRVHTTLSLDLQNVATTAMRDQTPTSVDGMDFGAATVNVETNSGRVLAIAQNTDFNESPNPGPGQTSLVYAGDKQFGGSSGFNAGSTFKLFTLVDWLEQGHSVNEVLNGRNRVFPRMTNSCAGDWVNVSNTKIGNFGGVGGYTGTPMQFTAASLNSGFLAMAEKLDLCDIGNVATKMGVTLGDGTPVPMTRAGEVIGSDNVSPLAIAGAYATIANNGVYCQPQAIDLVTDSNGNELPKPQRTCSQVIAPEVAATAAYALRGVMNGGTGGAANTNDGTQLIGKTGTHEQLQTWMVESSTAVTTAAWVGTVQGTANIQARGLQNIRYSLARTIQRTANDIYGGGAFPAPAANLTKTVTTPIPNVVGQTIAAAQAALEDAGFTVSVGPAVDSDQATDIVAAQNPSGSTAGGSTITINPSNGQGGTVPSVSGTVQNAQQQLTSAGFGNVALGTCTVDPQLTGNDTRATATNPAGGTAANRNTQIAIEYAAARC, encoded by the coding sequence ATGCCCGATACCAAACGCACGGCCACCGGTGTGCTCGGCGGCCTCGCCGGACTCGTCGGATTGAGCGCGGTAGCCGCAGTTCTCATTACCGCGACGGTGACTCCCGCCATCGCCATCTCGGGCGCGGCGGCCTCGAGTGCCATCACGTTGTTCGACAACATGCCCGGCTACCTCGAGCTCACCGAGGGCATGGAGCCCTCCACGATTCTCTACAAGGACAACGAGGGCAACGACCAGGTTCTCGCCACCTTCTACGAGCAGAACCGTTCGCCGGTCACGTTCGACCAGGTCGCGCCGGTCATGTACGACGCGATCCTCTCCAGCGAAGACCCGCGCTACTACGAGCACGGCGGCGTCGACCTGATCGGCACGAGCCGCGCGCTCCTGTCCAACCTCGAGGGCGGCGGCAGCACCCAGGGCGGATCCTCGATCAGCCAGCAGTACGTGAAGAACATCCTGATCCAGAAGTGCGAATGGGATGCGGCAGACGACGCGGCGAAGCAGGCGTGCTTCACGGCGGCGACCAACTCGAGCGGAACCGAGGGCATCGAGCGCAAGCTCCAGGAGATGCGCTACGCGATCCAGCTGGAGCAGGAGTACTCGAAGAACGACATCCTGCTCGGGTACCTCAACATCGCGAACTTCGGTTCGGTCAACTACGGCGTCGACGCCGCAGCCCGGTACTACTTCAACGTGCCGGCCAGCCAGCTGAGCATCGGCCAGGCGGCGATCCTCGCGGGCGTCGTGCAGAACCCGAACACCTACCGCATCGACCAGCCGAACAATGAAGTCAACGGCGCTGCCGACGGGTACTCGCTCACGAAGAAGCGCCAGGAGTACGTGCTCGGCCGCATGCTCGAAGACGGCAAGATCACGCAGGAGCAGCACGACGCCGCGGTCGCGGAGCCGATCACACCGCAGATCACGAACCCGACCCAGGGATGCGGCGCGAGCGTTGCGCCGTACTTCTGCCAGTACGTCGTCTCCGTGGTGCGCAACGACCCCGCGTTCGGCGAAACGGCCGACGACCGCCAGGCGGCCCTCCGCCGCGGCGGACTCCGCGTGCACACCACGCTGAGCCTCGACCTGCAGAACGTCGCCACGACGGCGATGCGGGACCAGACGCCGACGTCGGTCGACGGCATGGACTTCGGCGCCGCCACGGTCAACGTCGAGACGAACTCCGGTCGCGTTCTCGCGATCGCCCAGAACACCGACTTCAACGAGTCCCCGAACCCCGGCCCCGGCCAGACCTCTCTCGTTTACGCCGGCGATAAGCAGTTCGGCGGCTCCAGTGGCTTCAACGCCGGCTCGACCTTCAAGCTCTTCACCCTGGTCGACTGGCTCGAGCAGGGCCACTCCGTCAACGAGGTACTGAACGGCCGCAACCGTGTCTTCCCCCGCATGACCAACTCGTGCGCGGGCGACTGGGTCAACGTCAGCAATACGAAGATCGGCAACTTCGGTGGCGTCGGCGGCTACACGGGAACACCGATGCAGTTCACCGCCGCCTCGCTGAACTCCGGCTTCCTCGCGATGGCCGAGAAACTCGACCTCTGCGATATCGGCAACGTCGCGACGAAGATGGGCGTAACGCTCGGCGACGGCACACCCGTACCGATGACACGGGCCGGTGAGGTCATCGGATCGGACAACGTCTCGCCTCTCGCCATCGCCGGCGCCTACGCGACGATCGCCAACAACGGCGTGTACTGCCAGCCCCAGGCGATCGACCTCGTCACCGACTCGAACGGCAACGAGCTGCCCAAGCCGCAGCGCACCTGCTCGCAGGTCATCGCCCCCGAGGTGGCGGCGACCGCGGCATACGCCCTCCGCGGTGTGATGAACGGCGGCACGGGCGGCGCTGCCAACACGAACGACGGCACGCAGCTCATCGGCAAGACCGGAACCCACGAGCAGCTGCAGACGTGGATGGTCGAGTCGAGCACCGCGGTGACGACCGCCGCGTGGGTCGGCACCGTGCAGGGCACCGCCAACATCCAGGCGCGCGGACTGCAGAACATCCGCTACTCGCTCGCCCGCACGATCCAGCGCACGGCGAACGACATCTACGGCGGCGGCGCGTTCCCGGCCCCCGCAGCGAACCTGACGAAGACCGTCACGACGCCGATTCCGAACGTCGTCGGCCAGACGATCGCGGCCGCGCAGGCTGCGCTCGAGGATGCCGGCTTCACGGTCTCGGTCGGCCCGGCGGTGGATTCCGATCAGGCCACCGACATCGTGGCCGCGCAGAACCCCAGCGGCTCGACCGCCGGCGGTTCGACGATCACGATCAACCCCAGCAACGGCCAGGGCGGAACGGTGCCGAGTGTCAGCGGTACCGTCCAGAACGCTCAGCAGCAGCTCACGTCGGCCGGATTCGGCAACGTCGCGCTCGGCACGTGCACCGTCGATCCGCAACTGACCGGTAACGACACCCGCGCGACGGCCACCAACCCCGCCGGGGGAACCGCGGCCAACCGCAACACGCAGATCGCTATCGAGTACGCCGCCGCACGGTGCTGA
- the imm47 gene encoding Imm47 family immunity protein has product MTTPTAIAPNGRYGPPAPLADKPRLLEELRAARTPQEYLAASLELFKIGDFTSTSILFDLVAEVRDPGFTASALRVLQSACTHDDLRRPEDREELDGSPFSGWLVDVAVPPQPASDVDSAHIAKAYTVFLERPALLATVNLPPGFVVVADRNTVLAVHDDSGRIVYDGPFAESTLP; this is encoded by the coding sequence ATGACGACGCCGACAGCCATCGCGCCGAACGGGAGGTACGGACCGCCGGCACCGCTGGCCGACAAGCCTCGACTCCTCGAGGAGCTTCGCGCCGCCCGGACTCCTCAGGAGTACCTCGCCGCTTCGCTCGAGTTGTTCAAGATCGGTGACTTCACATCGACGTCGATCCTCTTCGACCTGGTCGCCGAGGTGCGCGACCCCGGGTTCACCGCCTCGGCCCTGCGCGTCCTCCAGTCGGCCTGCACTCATGACGATCTTCGCCGCCCCGAAGACCGAGAGGAGCTCGACGGATCCCCGTTCTCGGGATGGCTCGTCGACGTGGCCGTCCCGCCACAGCCCGCGTCGGATGTGGACTCGGCACACATCGCCAAGGCCTACACGGTGTTCCTCGAGCGGCCGGCCCTCCTCGCGACCGTCAACCTGCCGCCGGGGTTCGTCGTCGTGGCGGACAGGAACACCGTGCTCGCCGTGCACGACGACTCCGGTCGAATCGTCTACGACGGCCCGTTCGCCGAATCCACCCTTCCCTGA
- a CDS encoding aspartate-semialdehyde dehydrogenase, with product MTRISDSGLSVAVVGATGQVGTVMLEILTERAFPIRELRLFSTARSAGTALEFAGVTVIAEDVATADPAGIDIALFSAGATGSRAHAPRFAAAGAVVIDNSSAWRMDPDVPLVVSEVNPHAIADAHKGIIANPNCTTMAAMPVLKALHAEAGLERLIVSTYQAVSGSGLAGAQELLGQVEGVLAQGDTLRLVRDGSAIDFPQPEKYIAPIAFDVIPFAGNLVDDGDNETDEEKKLRNESRKILELPDLRVAGTCVRVPVFTGHSLSINAEFAAPLSPERAREILAHAPGVALEEVPTPLQAAGKDPSFVGRIRADQSAPEGRGLALFISNDNLRKGAALNAVQIAELVAARIGAEV from the coding sequence ATGACCCGCATCTCTGATTCCGGACTCTCCGTCGCCGTCGTGGGCGCCACTGGCCAGGTCGGCACGGTCATGCTCGAGATTCTCACCGAGCGGGCATTCCCGATCCGCGAACTGCGGCTGTTCTCGACCGCGCGTTCCGCAGGTACCGCGCTCGAGTTCGCGGGCGTCACGGTCATCGCCGAAGACGTCGCGACGGCCGACCCGGCCGGCATCGACATCGCGCTCTTCTCGGCGGGAGCGACGGGTTCCCGCGCGCACGCCCCCCGCTTCGCCGCGGCCGGTGCGGTCGTGATCGACAACTCGAGTGCATGGCGGATGGATCCGGACGTGCCGCTCGTCGTCAGCGAAGTCAACCCGCACGCGATCGCCGACGCGCACAAGGGCATCATCGCGAACCCGAACTGCACGACCATGGCGGCGATGCCCGTCCTCAAGGCGCTGCACGCCGAAGCGGGGCTCGAGCGTCTCATCGTCAGCACGTACCAGGCCGTTTCGGGCTCCGGTCTGGCGGGGGCGCAGGAGCTTCTCGGCCAGGTCGAGGGTGTGCTCGCCCAGGGCGACACGCTGCGTCTCGTGCGCGACGGTTCGGCAATCGACTTCCCGCAGCCGGAGAAGTACATCGCGCCGATCGCCTTCGACGTCATCCCGTTCGCCGGCAACCTCGTCGACGACGGTGACAACGAGACCGACGAGGAGAAGAAGCTTCGCAACGAGAGCCGCAAGATCCTCGAGCTCCCCGATCTCCGCGTGGCGGGCACCTGCGTGCGGGTGCCGGTGTTCACGGGTCACTCGCTGAGCATCAACGCCGAGTTCGCTGCCCCGCTTTCGCCGGAGCGTGCCCGCGAGATCCTCGCTCACGCACCCGGCGTCGCGCTCGAAGAAGTACCGACGCCGCTGCAGGCCGCGGGCAAGGACCCGAGCTTCGTGGGCCGCATCCGTGCCGATCAGTCCGCACCCGAGGGGCGTGGGCTCGCCCTCTTCATCAGCAACGACAACCTGCGTAAGGGTGCCGCGTTGAACGCCGTGCAGATCGCGGAACTGGTCGCCGCTCGCATCGGCGCCGAGGTCTGA
- a CDS encoding metallophosphoesterase encodes MTTTAPRTALTAITAVGAVGLGAAIWGVGVERYLFTVREHDLFVLPAGSRPLRVLHISDAHMAPWQHRKQRWIASLAALEPDLIVNTGDNLGHADGLAGLRRAFDGFRGIPGVFVHGSNDAYAPAPRNPLRYFTGPSKNKPEAEALDVDALDRYLSDELGWVGIDNTTTSLDVDGLRIDAFGVDDAHRHWDDIAGLAPQRAAQQQVGGAALTIGVSHAPYRRVLNAFTDFGADLIFAGHTHGGQVRIPLSSKALVANCDIPLDQARGFSTWAHDDRRVPLNVSAGIGHSIFAPVRFACRPEATLLILRPIA; translated from the coding sequence CTGACGACGACCGCTCCCCGCACTGCCCTCACTGCCATCACGGCGGTGGGGGCGGTCGGGCTCGGCGCCGCGATCTGGGGCGTCGGAGTGGAGCGCTACCTGTTCACGGTGCGCGAGCACGATCTGTTCGTTCTGCCGGCGGGCTCCCGCCCGCTGCGGGTGCTGCACATCTCGGACGCCCATATGGCCCCGTGGCAGCACCGCAAGCAGCGCTGGATCGCGTCGCTCGCCGCACTCGAGCCGGACCTCATCGTGAACACGGGCGACAACCTGGGTCACGCCGACGGGCTCGCGGGGCTTCGCCGCGCGTTCGACGGGTTCCGCGGCATCCCGGGCGTCTTCGTGCACGGCTCCAACGACGCGTATGCGCCCGCCCCTCGCAATCCGCTGCGGTACTTCACCGGCCCGTCGAAGAACAAGCCGGAAGCAGAGGCACTCGACGTCGACGCGCTCGATCGCTATCTGAGCGACGAACTCGGGTGGGTCGGCATCGACAACACCACGACGAGCCTCGACGTCGACGGCCTTCGTATCGACGCGTTCGGGGTCGATGACGCGCACCGCCACTGGGACGACATCGCCGGGCTCGCGCCGCAACGCGCGGCGCAGCAGCAGGTCGGGGGCGCAGCACTCACGATCGGGGTATCGCACGCGCCGTACCGACGGGTGCTCAACGCCTTCACCGATTTCGGGGCCGACCTGATCTTCGCGGGACACACGCACGGCGGCCAGGTCCGCATCCCGTTGTCGTCCAAGGCGCTCGTCGCGAACTGCGACATCCCGCTCGATCAGGCCCGGGGCTTCAGCACCTGGGCGCACGACGACCGCCGTGTGCCGCTGAACGTCAGCGCCGGAATCGGGCACTCGATCTTCGCCCCCGTGCGGTTCGCCTGCCGCCCCGAAGCGACGCTCCTCATCCTCCGCCCGATCGCCTGA
- a CDS encoding YciI family protein — translation MSKYMLIMRNSGSIENPEDVDFEAVINAMGAYNEAMITAGILVGGDGLTDAAQGSVVEFTDGAPRVTDGPYGDAPALFNGFWTIEVASREDAVAWAVRAPLGAGNKIEIRRLTDETDFADYSDNEFVQKEKEWRGEQTDHTSPE, via the coding sequence GTGTCGAAGTACATGCTCATCATGCGCAACAGCGGTTCGATCGAGAACCCCGAAGACGTCGACTTCGAAGCGGTCATCAACGCGATGGGCGCCTACAACGAAGCGATGATCACGGCCGGAATCCTGGTCGGCGGAGACGGATTGACGGATGCGGCGCAGGGCTCCGTCGTCGAATTCACCGACGGTGCGCCCCGCGTCACCGACGGCCCGTACGGCGACGCCCCGGCACTCTTCAACGGGTTCTGGACCATCGAGGTCGCCTCCCGTGAAGACGCCGTCGCATGGGCCGTGCGCGCGCCGCTCGGAGCCGGCAACAAGATCGAGATCCGCCGCCTCACCGACGAAACGGACTTCGCGGACTACTCCGACAACGAGTTCGTGCAGAAGGAGAAGGAGTGGCGCGGAGAGCAGACCGACCACACCTCCCCCGAATAG
- a CDS encoding RidA family protein has protein sequence MSGVVERLAALGFELPGVVPPVAAYVPAKVHADLVYTAGQLPFIAGALPATGKVGEGDGLVAASDAYGYARQSALNAIAAAASAVGGVERLTGVLKVTGFVASVPTFTGQPGVINGASELLAEVFGESGRHARSAVGVPVLPLDSPVEVEVVFTFA, from the coding sequence GTGAGCGGCGTCGTCGAGCGCCTCGCCGCCCTCGGGTTCGAGCTGCCGGGCGTCGTGCCGCCCGTCGCCGCCTACGTGCCGGCGAAGGTCCATGCCGACCTCGTCTACACGGCGGGCCAGTTGCCGTTCATCGCCGGCGCCCTCCCCGCGACCGGCAAGGTCGGCGAGGGCGACGGGCTCGTTGCCGCATCCGATGCCTATGGCTACGCGCGGCAGAGCGCGCTGAACGCGATCGCGGCCGCCGCATCCGCCGTCGGAGGCGTCGAACGGCTGACCGGCGTTCTCAAAGTGACCGGCTTCGTGGCCTCGGTGCCCACGTTCACCGGCCAGCCCGGCGTCATCAACGGCGCGAGCGAGCTTCTGGCCGAGGTCTTCGGGGAATCGGGCCGTCACGCCCGCTCGGCCGTCGGTGTTCCCGTGCTGCCGCTCGACAGCCCCGTCGAGGTCGAGGTCGTCTTCACCTTCGCCTGA
- a CDS encoding thymidine kinase: protein MAKLYFRYGAMNSGKSTALLQAAYNYEERGQRVLLAKPEIDTKEADHISSRLGVTREVDFLIGPDADLRALFGEHRTRVRGSASDDGLSTDVSCLLIDEAQFLTREQADDLLRIAVMDGVPVLAYGIRTDFLTQAFPGSRRLMELAHSLEELKTICRCGRKAIFNARLVGGRFVFDGDQVAIDELTAERVTYESMCAQCYLTESGGRLG from the coding sequence GTGGCGAAGCTGTATTTCCGGTACGGAGCGATGAACTCCGGCAAGTCGACCGCTCTTCTGCAGGCGGCGTACAACTACGAGGAGCGCGGGCAGCGCGTGCTGCTGGCGAAGCCGGAGATCGATACGAAAGAAGCCGACCACATCTCGAGCCGCCTCGGGGTGACGCGCGAGGTCGACTTCCTGATCGGCCCGGATGCGGACCTCAGAGCCCTGTTCGGCGAACATCGCACCCGGGTGCGCGGGTCGGCATCCGATGATGGCCTCTCGACGGACGTCTCGTGCCTGCTGATCGACGAGGCACAGTTCCTCACGCGCGAACAGGCCGATGACCTGCTGCGCATCGCGGTGATGGATGGCGTCCCGGTGCTCGCCTACGGCATCCGCACCGACTTCCTGACGCAGGCCTTTCCCGGCTCTCGGCGGCTCATGGAACTCGCGCACAGCCTGGAGGAGCTGAAGACGATCTGCCGCTGCGGACGCAAGGCGATCTTCAACGCTCGGCTCGTCGGCGGGCGCTTCGTGTTCGACGGCGACCAGGTCGCGATCGACGAGTTGACCGCGGAGCGGGTCACGTACGAGTCGATGTGCGCTCAGTGCTACCTGACGGAGTCCGGCGGCCGCCTGGGCTGA
- a CDS encoding DUF4177 domain-containing protein: MTTWEYLTTPLLIHNTAAILNNWGKQGWELVQIVTGPEGGLVAYLKRPVGADSSANAGLSAAAEASRRFDGAGA; the protein is encoded by the coding sequence ATGACCACGTGGGAGTACCTCACCACGCCCCTTCTGATCCATAACACCGCCGCGATCCTCAACAACTGGGGCAAGCAGGGCTGGGAGCTCGTGCAGATCGTGACCGGGCCCGAGGGCGGGCTTGTCGCATACCTCAAGCGTCCCGTCGGCGCGGACTCGTCGGCGAACGCCGGACTGTCGGCCGCGGCAGAAGCATCCCGTCGCTTCGACGGAGCCGGCGCGTGA
- the mqo gene encoding malate dehydrogenase (quinone), with translation MTGTVDVLLIGGGIMSATLGTFLQQLQPDWKIAVYERLGGVAEESSNAWNNAGTGHAALCELNYMPAGPDGSVDAAKAVTINEQFQQSRQFWTSLIERGVLDGPKTFINATPHMTFVQGEKDVAYLKRRYEALRVQPLFAGIEYSEDSRVINQWAPLLMQKRRKGEPFAATRVPSGTDVDFGALTHQLIDTLRENGADVVTNREVKNLKQMKDGTWRVDFRNVVGGTPGQINARFVFIGAGGWAIKLLQKSGIPEIKGYGVFPIGGQWLKTSDPKIVAQHKAKVYSQASVGAPPMSVPHLDTRVVDGETSLLFGPFATFSPKFLKTGKWWDIITQVRPSNLGSMLKVGATNLDLVKYLVSELIKTHAKKVDSLRQFMPTATAEDWELLDAGQRAQVMKGGKLQFGTEVVSSADGSIAGLLGASPGASTAVSIMLGLLKDCFPDRIAAWEPALADLIPSYGATLNPDPAAAAASTARTAEALQINP, from the coding sequence GTGACAGGAACCGTCGACGTCCTCCTGATCGGTGGTGGCATCATGAGCGCCACCCTCGGGACATTTCTCCAGCAGCTCCAGCCCGACTGGAAGATCGCCGTCTACGAGCGACTCGGCGGTGTGGCCGAAGAGAGCTCGAACGCGTGGAACAACGCGGGCACCGGCCACGCGGCGCTGTGCGAGCTGAACTACATGCCCGCGGGGCCCGACGGGTCGGTGGATGCGGCGAAGGCCGTCACGATCAACGAGCAGTTCCAGCAGAGCCGGCAGTTCTGGACGAGCCTCATCGAGCGCGGCGTGCTGGATGGCCCGAAGACCTTCATCAACGCCACTCCCCACATGACGTTCGTGCAGGGCGAGAAGGATGTCGCGTACCTGAAGCGTCGCTACGAGGCGCTCCGTGTGCAGCCGCTGTTCGCGGGAATCGAGTACAGCGAAGACTCGCGGGTGATCAACCAGTGGGCGCCGCTGCTCATGCAGAAGCGACGGAAGGGCGAGCCGTTCGCGGCGACGCGCGTGCCGAGCGGCACGGACGTCGACTTCGGTGCGCTGACGCACCAGCTCATCGACACGCTGCGCGAGAACGGCGCGGATGTCGTGACCAACCGCGAGGTGAAGAACCTGAAGCAGATGAAGGACGGCACCTGGCGGGTCGACTTCCGCAACGTCGTCGGTGGCACCCCCGGTCAGATCAACGCGCGCTTCGTCTTCATCGGCGCCGGCGGCTGGGCGATCAAGCTCCTGCAGAAGTCGGGAATCCCGGAGATCAAGGGATACGGCGTCTTCCCCATCGGGGGGCAGTGGCTGAAGACCAGCGACCCGAAGATCGTCGCTCAGCACAAGGCGAAGGTGTACTCGCAGGCATCGGTCGGTGCCCCGCCGATGTCGGTGCCGCACCTCGACACCCGTGTCGTCGACGGTGAGACCTCGCTGCTGTTCGGTCCGTTCGCGACGTTCAGCCCGAAGTTCTTGAAGACCGGCAAGTGGTGGGACATCATCACGCAGGTGCGGCCCTCGAACCTCGGCAGCATGCTGAAGGTCGGTGCGACGAACCTCGATCTCGTCAAATACCTTGTCAGCGAGCTCATCAAGACGCACGCGAAGAAGGTCGACAGCCTTCGCCAGTTCATGCCGACCGCCACGGCGGAGGACTGGGAGTTGCTCGACGCCGGACAGCGCGCGCAGGTGATGAAGGGTGGCAAGCTGCAGTTCGGCACCGAGGTCGTCTCCAGCGCCGACGGCTCGATCGCAGGCCTTCTCGGCGCATCGCCGGGTGCGTCGACGGCTGTCTCGATCATGCTCGGTCTGCTCAAGGACTGCTTCCCCGACCGCATCGCGGCGTGGGAGCCGGCCCTCGCCGACCTGATCCCGAGCTACGGTGCGACGCTGAATCCCGATCCCGCCGCGGCCGCCGCATCCACGGCTCGGACCGCAGAGGCGCTCCAGATCAACCCCTGA
- a CDS encoding HAD-IIB family hydrolase — MPATPRLIAFDLDDTLAPSKSAVDPRIARILLDLAERVEVAIISGGQLSQFRAQVVEQLPETTPEVLSHLHLLPTCGTQYYRIDADGIQTIYAHALTDDEKTRALTAVEEEARRLGLWADETWGDILEDRGSQITFSALGQTAPLDAKTAWDPTGEKKNTLREAVAARIPDLEVRSGGSTSVDITHRGIDKAYGMRQLAEQTGIPLDDMLFVGDRLDPDGNDYPVLAMGVTCHAVDGWHDTAKYLEQLLPTLPHR; from the coding sequence ATGCCCGCGACCCCGAGGCTCATCGCCTTCGATCTCGACGACACGCTCGCTCCCTCCAAGAGCGCCGTAGACCCGCGGATCGCCCGCATCCTCCTCGACCTCGCCGAGCGCGTCGAGGTCGCGATCATCTCCGGCGGCCAGCTCTCCCAGTTTCGCGCCCAGGTCGTCGAACAACTCCCCGAGACCACCCCCGAGGTCCTCTCTCACCTGCACCTCCTGCCCACCTGCGGCACCCAGTACTACCGCATCGACGCCGACGGCATCCAGACCATCTACGCCCACGCCCTCACCGACGACGAGAAGACCCGCGCCCTCACCGCCGTCGAAGAAGAAGCCCGCCGTCTCGGGCTCTGGGCCGATGAAACCTGGGGCGACATCCTCGAAGACCGCGGATCGCAGATCACCTTCTCCGCCCTCGGACAAACCGCACCCCTCGACGCGAAAACCGCCTGGGACCCCACCGGCGAGAAGAAGAACACCCTCCGCGAAGCCGTCGCCGCCCGCATCCCCGACCTCGAAGTCCGCTCCGGCGGATCCACCTCCGTCGACATCACCCACCGCGGCATCGACAAGGCCTACGGCATGCGCCAACTCGCCGAACAAACCGGCATCCCCCTCGACGACATGCTCTTCGTCGGCGACCGCCTCGACCCCGACGGCAACGACTACCCCGTCCTCGCCATGGGCGTCACCTGCCACGCCGTCGACGGATGGCACGACACCGCCAAATACCTCGAACAACTCCTCCCCACACTCCCCCACCGCTAA
- a CDS encoding immunity 52 family protein → MTVEATNRWGLLFQAFWGAREEDSVTVARRLIDTLAALDGFRDAIGGRWVDASGHDVERTTQAAEDLVARSVPSSIDGRTFAEQGFSVVLVLVPAGESSFESRSTLRLTIAAGSAVTPRRNFHNTVFVDGTSLFPEQETFPLWPAAFAGLVGAWQPEHAALLSKEQRRVNDQLVPHVDEPWIGAITYLSDRAGSFPVPSVPARVDILPDGAMLSLEPDSPDDAVAGSSVLAVLEAASSDDWKARIPLDSGEADR, encoded by the coding sequence ATGACGGTGGAAGCGACGAACCGGTGGGGGCTCCTCTTCCAGGCGTTCTGGGGAGCGCGCGAGGAAGACTCCGTCACGGTCGCTCGCCGGCTGATCGACACCCTCGCGGCTCTCGACGGGTTCCGAGACGCGATCGGTGGGCGCTGGGTCGACGCTTCCGGCCACGATGTGGAACGCACGACTCAGGCGGCCGAGGATCTCGTCGCCCGGAGCGTTCCGAGCTCGATCGACGGGAGGACCTTCGCAGAGCAGGGATTCAGTGTCGTACTCGTTCTCGTACCCGCCGGGGAATCGTCATTCGAGTCGCGTTCGACCCTCCGTCTCACGATCGCTGCGGGATCGGCCGTCACACCCCGGCGGAATTTTCACAACACGGTCTTCGTCGACGGCACATCGCTCTTTCCCGAACAGGAGACGTTCCCGCTCTGGCCCGCTGCCTTCGCCGGCCTCGTGGGGGCGTGGCAACCTGAGCACGCCGCGCTGCTGTCGAAGGAACAGCGCCGAGTGAACGACCAGCTCGTGCCCCACGTCGATGAGCCGTGGATCGGCGCGATCACCTACCTGAGCGATCGGGCGGGCTCGTTCCCGGTTCCGTCGGTCCCGGCCCGGGTGGACATCCTCCCGGACGGAGCAATGCTGTCGCTCGAACCCGACTCACCCGACGACGCGGTAGCGGGTTCTTCCGTTCTAGCAGTCCTGGAGGCGGCGTCGTCCGACGACTGGAAGGCGCGGATCCCCCTCGACTCCGGCGAAGCCGACCGATGA